The Peribacillus sp. FSL E2-0218 genome contains a region encoding:
- a CDS encoding DUF2626 domain-containing protein has translation MERMFRVCGFWTGIMAIFFYLGHMHQTSLLFFAQTIFFVLLSYLKLSERMYIYVFGAYLTIFFAGFSYWSVFMMTPGAAH, from the coding sequence ATGGAACGCATGTTCAGGGTATGTGGTTTTTGGACAGGAATTATGGCTATTTTCTTTTATCTGGGCCATATGCATCAAACGTCTTTACTTTTCTTCGCACAAACTATCTTTTTTGTTCTTTTAAGTTATTTGAAATTATCTGAGCGCATGTATATTTATGTTTTTGGCGCCTATCTTACCATTTTCTTTGCAGGGTTTTCGTACTGGAGCGTATTTATGATGACTCCTGGTGCCGCCCATTAA
- the comGG gene encoding competence type IV pilus minor pilin ComGG, which produces MNNQKGVVFPMVLIIASVFIMLMILMIDQFIIDKRFYKEVEESLVADHLVHLAVKEVTAGWEEDMPEVFQGDITYPDGAVRYSLLKHDGRYAFIEFSSTTKNDRVGRIVIQYDKEAGRVVEWIEKQTG; this is translated from the coding sequence ATGAATAATCAAAAAGGAGTCGTTTTCCCGATGGTGCTGATTATAGCCAGTGTTTTCATCATGCTGATGATTTTAATGATCGATCAATTTATCATCGATAAAAGATTTTATAAAGAAGTGGAAGAATCGTTGGTGGCAGACCATCTTGTCCATCTAGCCGTTAAGGAAGTGACGGCAGGGTGGGAGGAGGATATGCCGGAAGTATTCCAAGGGGACATAACGTATCCAGATGGTGCGGTGCGGTATTCGTTGTTGAAGCATGACGGTCGATATGCATTTATCGAATTTTCCTCCACGACTAAAAATGATCGAGTGGGCAGGATCGTCATACAATATGATAAAGAGGCGGGGAGAGTGGTGGAATGGATCGAAAAACAGACTGGCTGA
- a CDS encoding YqhG family protein: MQQQEIHDFLHTYFKANDCEILADGGSHLTVQLTIDMDKELMNRPFYWHYLEKTGGIPNPAVITFITDPALAPADLKGEMIHFGSPRLHQIIQSTKKLAGYTRLFEDTPPVQGGNHPLFPWLTLNVKISYQCDRKKDTFMSIGLNLISGEIMEGFHNRLKPVKVTPKIPDYSFTLSPLIMPKSGLARLDTYIRTSFEGDDHSWAEEAMRRWQDDLNLLEHFYKDMDEKSDSYFTEKEALKAQYEPNIRISIINGGLFYLSDRALG, encoded by the coding sequence ATGCAGCAACAGGAAATTCATGATTTTTTACACACTTACTTTAAAGCCAATGATTGCGAAATTTTGGCCGATGGAGGCTCCCACCTTACCGTTCAGCTGACAATCGACATGGATAAGGAATTAATGAACCGCCCTTTCTATTGGCACTATCTTGAAAAAACAGGCGGGATCCCGAACCCGGCAGTAATCACCTTCATAACCGACCCAGCTCTAGCCCCAGCGGATTTGAAGGGCGAAATGATTCATTTCGGTTCCCCCCGCCTTCATCAGATTATCCAATCGACGAAGAAGCTGGCCGGATATACGAGACTCTTTGAGGATACCCCTCCGGTTCAAGGCGGAAATCATCCGTTATTTCCTTGGCTGACACTCAATGTGAAAATATCTTATCAATGCGATCGTAAAAAAGATACCTTTATGTCGATCGGCCTGAATCTCATTTCAGGAGAAATCATGGAAGGGTTTCATAACCGGCTCAAGCCAGTCAAAGTCACCCCGAAGATCCCGGATTACTCCTTTACCCTTTCACCGCTCATCATGCCTAAAAGTGGATTGGCAAGACTCGATACTTACATCAGGACCAGTTTCGAGGGTGATGACCATTCATGGGCGGAAGAAGCCATGAGACGCTGGCAGGATGACTTGAATCTGTTGGAGCATTTTTACAAGGACATGGACGAAAAAAGTGATAGCTATTTTACCGAAAAAGAGGCACTCAAGGCCCAATATGAACCCAACATACGAATATCGATCATTAACGGGGGATTATTTTACCTTTCAGACCGCGCATTGGGATAG
- the comGA gene encoding competence type IV pilus ATPase ComGA, which produces MISIEKTAEKILTRAIRLSATDIHIFFRREGPLIQFRIDNKLVPQETISFFEAERLIAHLKFLAAMDIGEKRRPQSGAITMNLADQVVGLRLSTLPTAYLESLVIRLIPQQNILPLEQLSLFPNTAQKLIALLKHSHGMLIFTGPTGSGKTTTLYSLLHHARVMLNRNIITLEDPIENVSEKVLQVQINEKAGITYSVGLKAVLRHDPDVIMVGEIRDSETAKIAVRAALTGHLILTTMHTRDAQGAISRLLEFGASLLEIEQSLVGVTAQRLVELRCLSCNGDCPSACERTDRTKRASVYELLFGKSLADLFQTIKDEKGGASVSYRRLKDEIGKAVAMGFVGTQEYDRLVYRDD; this is translated from the coding sequence TTGATATCGATAGAAAAAACGGCAGAAAAAATCCTGACTCGTGCCATTCGGTTATCGGCGACTGACATCCATATTTTTTTTCGCAGGGAGGGGCCGCTCATCCAATTCAGGATAGACAATAAGCTCGTACCGCAAGAAACAATATCATTCTTTGAAGCTGAAAGGCTTATAGCCCACTTGAAGTTCCTTGCCGCAATGGATATAGGCGAAAAAAGGAGGCCGCAAAGTGGCGCCATCACCATGAATTTAGCTGACCAAGTGGTAGGACTTCGCCTCTCCACACTCCCCACTGCCTATCTCGAAAGTCTGGTCATCCGCTTGATACCCCAACAGAATATCCTTCCGCTAGAACAATTATCCTTATTCCCGAATACCGCCCAAAAATTGATCGCGCTCCTGAAGCACTCCCATGGCATGCTCATTTTTACCGGCCCCACCGGCAGCGGGAAAACGACTACCCTATATTCCCTGCTTCATCATGCACGTGTGATGCTCAATCGAAATATCATTACACTTGAAGATCCGATTGAAAATGTGTCCGAAAAGGTGCTGCAAGTCCAAATCAATGAAAAGGCGGGCATTACCTATTCCGTCGGCCTAAAAGCTGTGCTTAGGCATGACCCGGACGTGATCATGGTGGGGGAAATCAGGGATTCGGAAACGGCGAAAATCGCGGTGCGTGCCGCATTGACCGGACATTTGATCCTGACGACGATGCATACAAGGGATGCACAAGGGGCCATCTCCAGGCTGCTTGAATTTGGTGCAAGCCTGCTTGAAATAGAACAAAGCTTGGTTGGCGTGACAGCTCAGCGTCTGGTTGAACTTCGCTGCCTTTCGTGTAACGGGGATTGTCCATCTGCTTGCGAACGGACGGATAGGACGAAAAGGGCGAGTGTGTATGAATTGCTTTTTGGGAAAAGCTTGGCCGACCTTTTCCAAACGATTAAGGATGAAAAGGGCGGCGCGTCTGTCAGCTATCGTAGATTAAAGGATGAAATTGGTAAAGCGGTTGCCATGGGTTTTGTCGGTACACAAGAATACGATCGGCTGGTATATCGTGATGACTAA
- the gcvPA gene encoding aminomethyl-transferring glycine dehydrogenase subunit GcvPA, translating to MKHRYLPMTEQDQQDMLQVIGVPTVEELFKDIPESVRFQGEYDIKPAKSEPALMKELARLASRNADLKSYASFLGAGVYDHYAPVIVDHVLSRSEFYTAYTPYQPEISQGELQAIFEYQTMVCELTGMDVANSSMYDGGTALAEAAMLASGQTRRKKILISGAVHPESREVVKTYAKGQRVEVIEVPYKDGVTDVAALREMATEDIAGVIIQYPNFFGRIEPLKEMEEIIHNAKSMFIVSSNPLALGALASPGSLGADIVTGDAQPFGIPAAFGGPHCGYFAVTNKLVRKVPGRLVGQTVDEDGKRGFVLTLQAREQHIRRDKATSNICSNQALNALAASVAMTALGKKGVKEMAVQNIQKAHYAKKAFMQKGIEIVFDGPSFNEFVIKLPAPFSEVNKNLFEKGMIGGFDLGSVYPELNGHMLVAVTELRTKEEIDAFAQELGEQHE from the coding sequence ATGAAACATCGTTATTTACCCATGACAGAACAAGATCAACAGGACATGCTGCAAGTGATAGGGGTACCCACGGTTGAAGAACTTTTCAAAGATATCCCTGAAAGTGTTCGCTTTCAAGGAGAATATGATATCAAACCAGCTAAATCGGAACCGGCCTTAATGAAGGAATTAGCGAGGCTTGCTTCCAGGAACGCGGATCTTAAAAGCTATGCTTCTTTCCTAGGAGCGGGTGTATATGACCATTATGCACCGGTCATCGTCGATCATGTTCTTTCCCGTTCGGAATTTTATACCGCGTATACACCTTACCAGCCAGAAATTTCACAAGGAGAGCTTCAAGCCATCTTTGAGTATCAAACAATGGTTTGTGAGTTGACGGGTATGGATGTGGCTAACTCCTCGATGTATGACGGGGGGACGGCGCTGGCTGAAGCTGCCATGCTTGCTTCTGGTCAGACACGCCGGAAGAAAATTCTCATTTCAGGAGCGGTACATCCTGAATCAAGAGAAGTGGTCAAGACATATGCGAAGGGGCAACGCGTGGAAGTGATCGAAGTACCTTATAAAGACGGCGTGACCGATGTGGCCGCTTTAAGGGAAATGGCCACTGAGGACATCGCTGGCGTGATCATCCAATATCCAAACTTCTTTGGTCGCATCGAGCCTTTGAAAGAAATGGAAGAAATCATCCATAATGCCAAGTCCATGTTTATCGTGTCCAGTAATCCTCTTGCATTGGGAGCTTTGGCATCGCCAGGCTCGCTTGGTGCGGATATCGTAACCGGAGATGCACAGCCCTTCGGAATCCCAGCAGCATTTGGCGGACCTCATTGTGGATATTTTGCCGTCACGAATAAACTGGTGCGAAAAGTGCCTGGCCGGCTCGTCGGTCAAACGGTTGACGAAGATGGCAAAAGAGGCTTCGTGCTGACGCTGCAAGCTCGCGAGCAGCATATACGCCGTGATAAGGCAACCTCCAACATATGCTCCAACCAAGCGTTGAATGCACTAGCGGCTTCCGTTGCGATGACCGCCCTTGGAAAAAAGGGTGTCAAGGAAATGGCTGTGCAAAATATTCAAAAGGCGCATTATGCGAAAAAAGCATTCATGCAAAAAGGAATAGAGATTGTGTTCGATGGTCCATCATTCAATGAATTCGTGATCAAACTTCCTGCTCCATTCTCGGAAGTCAATAAGAACCTATTCGAAAAAGGAATGATCGGCGGCTTCGATTTAGGCTCCGTTTATCCTGAACTGAATGGTCATATGCTTGTCGCCGTAACTGAACTTAGAACGAAAGAAGAAATCGATGCATTTGCGCAGGAATTGGGGGAGCAACATGAATAA
- the comGB gene encoding competence type IV pilus assembly protein ComGB, translated as MTKSKWQLKEQAVFVTKLGELLSHGYPLAEAIRFLEFQESKKKAGDFSKALQDLRNGYPLHQVLSHLDFHPQLVSYIFYGEQYGDLDRALKEGGGYWKKRTEDLDKVKKILVYPIFLAFFVGIVFYILQSVLLPQFQAIYLTMDVDQNAILILLSAFSFILPLLPFVLLFLILFSYLLKLFWFNRLCPLRQRTILMGIPVLGNFIKLYETYFFASQFSGMLSGGLSINESIKLFSINQQQPFYQKLCSIMKDDLTEGRSLEMIFRELPYFDKNLPVVAANGQKYGRLDVELLHYSRFLLERMEEKMNVTLKILQPLMFSVIGLLIVSIYLAVLLPMFSLLDGI; from the coding sequence ATGACTAAAAGTAAATGGCAGTTGAAGGAACAAGCCGTCTTCGTTACGAAGCTAGGTGAATTATTAAGCCATGGCTATCCCTTGGCAGAAGCAATCCGTTTCCTCGAGTTTCAAGAATCCAAGAAGAAGGCGGGAGATTTCTCTAAAGCCTTACAAGATTTAAGGAATGGCTATCCCTTGCATCAAGTGCTGTCCCATCTAGATTTTCATCCACAACTTGTCAGTTATATCTTTTATGGAGAGCAGTACGGCGACCTTGATCGGGCGTTGAAAGAAGGCGGGGGATATTGGAAGAAAAGAACGGAAGATCTGGATAAAGTAAAAAAAATATTGGTTTACCCCATATTCCTGGCTTTTTTTGTAGGCATCGTGTTTTATATTCTCCAAAGTGTTCTCCTTCCCCAATTCCAGGCCATCTATTTAACGATGGATGTCGATCAAAATGCCATCCTGATTCTGTTGTCTGCATTTTCCTTCATTCTGCCTCTTCTTCCCTTCGTTTTGCTTTTCTTGATCCTATTCTCGTATCTGCTCAAGCTCTTTTGGTTCAACCGATTATGCCCTTTACGGCAGCGAACGATCCTGATGGGCATTCCGGTATTAGGGAACTTCATCAAATTATATGAAACCTATTTTTTTGCAAGCCAATTCAGCGGCATGCTTTCCGGTGGATTGTCCATTAACGAAAGCATTAAATTGTTCTCGATAAATCAGCAGCAGCCATTTTATCAAAAACTCTGCTCGATCATGAAGGATGACCTGACAGAAGGCCGTTCGCTTGAAATGATTTTTCGTGAATTGCCTTATTTTGATAAGAATTTGCCAGTGGTTGCAGCAAATGGACAAAAATACGGGAGGCTTGATGTGGAGCTATTGCATTACAGCCGTTTCTTGCTTGAGAGGATGGAAGAGAAAATGAACGTCACCCTAAAAATCCTCCAACCCCTTATGTTTTCGGTGATAGGTCTCCTGATCGTGTCGATTTATTTAGCGGTTTTGCTGCCGATGTTCTCATTGCTCGATGGGATTTAA
- the comGF gene encoding competence type IV pilus minor pilin ComGF — translation MKMHREKMSRFVILRQNDGFTMIEMLFSLLILMLISLFVVQLFSIIQTQVEAVNKLHPKEWEVFTMQMHQEIRSSKSQVVRGSGLYLMSGDQLSSIEQYEDKVRRRVDGKGHEVILQNISKFQVKKDGSVIVLVVTDKAGTTFSRSFHPYFKDGNEADE, via the coding sequence ATGAAAATGCATCGGGAAAAGATGAGTCGATTTGTGATATTGCGGCAAAATGATGGCTTTACGATGATTGAAATGCTTTTTTCACTACTGATTTTGATGTTGATTTCTCTTTTTGTTGTGCAGCTTTTCTCCATCATCCAAACCCAGGTGGAGGCGGTTAATAAATTGCATCCTAAAGAGTGGGAGGTCTTCACCATGCAGATGCATCAGGAAATCCGGAGCTCCAAATCCCAGGTTGTAAGGGGGAGTGGATTATATTTAATGTCAGGTGATCAATTATCATCCATTGAACAATATGAAGATAAGGTTCGCAGGAGGGTCGATGGCAAGGGGCATGAAGTCATCCTGCAGAACATATCAAAATTTCAGGTGAAGAAGGATGGCAGCGTCATTGTCCTGGTTGTGACAGATAAGGCAGGGACTACTTTTAGCCGAAGCTTTCATCCATACTTTAAAGATGGGAACGAAGCGGATGAATAA
- a CDS encoding YqzE family protein, producing MSTNAYIKYLTQQFVEYFNLTKKERREKRRHKKEDKNHGMSHWFGIVPFALTMFVRKNIKK from the coding sequence ATGTCTACTAACGCTTATATTAAATATCTGACGCAACAGTTTGTCGAATATTTTAATCTGACCAAAAAAGAACGAAGAGAAAAGCGCCGTCATAAAAAAGAGGATAAAAATCACGGGATGTCCCATTGGTTTGGCATTGTCCCTTTTGCGTTGACGATGTTTGTAAGGAAGAATATCAAAAAATGA
- the comGD gene encoding competence type IV pilus minor pilin ComGD yields the protein MSETLIVLVIFILLLSITPNLYPSFNRGMEERLFLSQFHEDLFYAQQYAISHEGLIYLHIDDVNKIYTVSSYKEGKILERSIPADIHFSSGTLGFSFYFNQNGNVSKAGTLMIETSKGKYKLVLNIGKGRFRIEKL from the coding sequence ATGTCGGAAACCCTAATTGTCCTTGTCATTTTTATACTGCTGCTTTCCATAACCCCCAATTTATATCCAAGCTTCAATAGAGGAATGGAAGAAAGGCTGTTCCTTTCCCAATTTCATGAGGATCTTTTCTATGCACAACAATATGCCATCAGCCATGAAGGGTTGATTTACCTGCATATCGATGATGTCAATAAGATATATACCGTTTCCTCATACAAAGAGGGTAAGATCCTGGAGCGAAGCATACCGGCGGATATCCACTTTTCAAGTGGCACTTTAGGGTTTAGCTTTTATTTTAATCAGAATGGAAATGTATCAAAAGCAGGAACATTGATGATTGAAACATCGAAGGGGAAGTACAAATTGGTTCTGAATATCGGCAAAGGGAGGTTCAGGATTGAGAAATTGTAA
- the comGC gene encoding competence type IV pilus major pilin ComGC, producing MKKVLDERGFTLIEMLIVLLVISILLIITIPNITKHQSTIHTRGCEAFVKMAQAQVQAYEIDNAKLPGSIDELESQGYLKQTTCPNGDEISLDKKGKITIVE from the coding sequence ATGAAGAAAGTTTTGGATGAAAGAGGTTTTACCCTAATTGAGATGCTTATTGTTTTACTAGTCATCTCGATACTTTTGATCATTACCATACCCAATATCACCAAGCATCAATCGACGATCCATACAAGAGGATGCGAAGCCTTCGTAAAGATGGCCCAAGCACAAGTGCAGGCATATGAGATTGACAATGCCAAGCTGCCTGGGAGCATAGATGAATTGGAAAGCCAAGGTTATCTTAAACAGACCACCTGTCCGAATGGAGATGAGATCAGCTTGGATAAAAAGGGGAAAATAACGATTGTTGAGTAG
- a CDS encoding SNF2-related protein has translation MKINISSNLEWNDEFLQKIENDGPWGNWELYKLAVQMEENLIIPDFEGLQAPKHLPHLTPLPHQLEAAKQVVEKMNGKAILADEVGLGKTIEAGLILKEYMIRGLVKKVLILVPASLVSQWAFELNTKFHIPAVAQRKSYVWESCDVVISSIDTAKRAPHRDIIFNQEYDFIIIDEAHKLKNNKTKNYEFVQNLKKKFCLLLTATPIQNKVEEIFHLVSLLKPGHLGNASLFSEKYKGKGRGIIEDEHLKELVNTVMIRNRRADTGIEWTKRHVETITIEFSPTEQALYDAVSQFKPITEGTKGSTFSALTLQREACSSREAVYYTLKNMKAKYDDPSPDYTAKLDELFTKVNETVQNSKAEKALELIKKIDDKVIIFTEYRATQLYLQWYLQQNGISSVPFRGGFKRGKKDWMRELFQKNIQVLIATEAGGEGINLQFCHHLINFDLPWNPMRLEQRIGRIHRLGQEEDVMIYNFATKNTVEEHILKLLYEKINLFEKVIGELDDILTKLDISNIEEYLIDVVGESKTEGEMKIKMDNFSSLIQFAQAMKEGEVHAATGNS, from the coding sequence ATGAAAATCAATATATCCTCCAATTTAGAATGGAATGACGAGTTTCTGCAAAAAATTGAAAATGACGGACCATGGGGAAATTGGGAGCTTTATAAGCTGGCTGTTCAAATGGAAGAAAACCTCATCATCCCTGATTTTGAAGGATTACAGGCACCCAAGCACCTGCCTCATCTAACCCCGCTTCCCCACCAATTGGAGGCAGCAAAACAAGTCGTGGAAAAGATGAATGGGAAGGCCATATTAGCTGATGAGGTGGGGCTCGGGAAAACGATCGAAGCCGGGCTGATCTTAAAGGAATATATGATACGAGGCCTTGTCAAAAAAGTATTGATCCTTGTACCCGCTTCCCTCGTTTCACAATGGGCATTTGAATTGAATACGAAGTTTCATATCCCGGCAGTCGCCCAAAGGAAAAGCTACGTTTGGGAATCCTGCGATGTCGTCATATCTTCGATTGATACGGCGAAACGCGCTCCCCATCGTGATATCATCTTCAATCAGGAATATGACTTCATCATCATTGACGAAGCCCATAAACTAAAAAACAACAAAACGAAGAACTACGAGTTCGTCCAAAATCTGAAAAAGAAATTTTGCCTGCTCCTGACGGCAACTCCCATCCAAAATAAAGTCGAGGAAATCTTTCACCTTGTTTCCTTATTGAAACCAGGGCATTTGGGGAATGCTTCACTCTTTTCAGAAAAATATAAAGGAAAAGGCCGAGGCATTATCGAGGATGAACATCTTAAGGAACTCGTAAACACGGTCATGATTCGCAATCGGAGGGCCGATACCGGGATCGAATGGACAAAAAGGCATGTGGAAACCATCACCATCGAGTTTTCTCCCACCGAACAAGCCTTATATGATGCTGTTTCACAATTCAAGCCGATTACAGAAGGAACGAAGGGAAGCACCTTTTCCGCTCTCACCCTCCAAAGGGAAGCTTGTTCAAGCAGGGAGGCAGTCTATTACACTTTAAAAAATATGAAAGCTAAATATGACGATCCTTCGCCCGACTATACGGCAAAGCTTGATGAACTATTTACAAAGGTGAATGAAACGGTTCAGAACTCTAAAGCCGAAAAGGCTCTGGAACTGATCAAGAAAATCGATGATAAAGTGATCATTTTCACCGAATACCGCGCCACCCAGCTCTATTTACAATGGTATTTACAGCAAAACGGAATCTCTTCCGTTCCATTTCGCGGCGGCTTCAAACGAGGAAAGAAAGACTGGATGCGGGAATTGTTCCAAAAGAACATACAGGTGTTAATTGCTACGGAAGCTGGAGGGGAAGGAATAAACCTGCAGTTTTGCCATCACTTGATTAATTTCGACCTGCCCTGGAACCCGATGAGACTTGAGCAAAGAATCGGGCGGATACATCGGCTTGGTCAGGAAGAAGATGTCATGATTTATAACTTTGCGACGAAAAATACGGTCGAAGAGCATATCCTCAAATTACTATACGAAAAAATCAATTTGTTTGAAAAGGTGATTGGGGAATTGGATGATATCCTAACCAAGTTGGACATCAGCAATATTGAGGAATATTTAATAGATGTAGTCGGCGAGTCGAAAACCGAGGGAGAAATGAAAATCAAGATGGATAATTTCTCGTCGTTAATTCAATTCGCACAAGCCATGAAGGAAGGTGAGGTTCATGCAGCAACAGGAAATTCATGA
- a CDS encoding Spx/MgsR family RNA polymerase-binding regulatory protein — MERLTFFSYPSCTSCRKTKKWLKANHISFEERHLFRETPTEAELKRILALTTEGLDELLATRSEAYKGLHVNIDEMMLFDVIQLLTKEPRLLRRPILIDGEKLVIGHNEDALKNLVSKKQDLKMSM; from the coding sequence ATGGAACGATTGACTTTCTTTTCGTATCCAAGCTGTACATCATGCCGAAAAACAAAAAAATGGTTAAAGGCCAATCATATTTCTTTCGAAGAGCGCCATTTATTCAGAGAAACGCCAACGGAAGCAGAATTAAAACGGATTCTGGCATTGACGACCGAGGGACTTGACGAACTACTGGCAACAAGAAGTGAAGCATATAAAGGCTTACATGTTAATATTGACGAAATGATGCTATTTGATGTAATCCAATTACTTACAAAAGAGCCAAGGCTATTGAGAAGGCCCATCCTCATCGATGGTGAAAAATTAGTGATCGGCCACAATGAAGATGCATTGAAAAATTTGGTTTCCAAAAAGCAGGATTTGAAAATGAGCATGTAA
- the gcvT gene encoding glycine cleavage system aminomethyltransferase GcvT: MTNLKRTPLFEVYQESGGKTIDFGGWELPVQFSGIKDEHEAVRAKAGLFDVSHMGEVDVKGPGSLPFLQKMLTNDVSKLQQGGALYTAMCYENGGTIDDLIVYKMAEDDYLLVVNAANTEKDFNWLQANCPEDVQLTNVSSDYTQLALQGPAAEKILQKLSGDTDLSEIGFFKFKENVMINGIATIVSRTGYTGEDGFEIYSRSENGPSLWKAILEAGKEEGIQPIGLGARDTLRFEAKLPLYGQELSADITPIEAGIGFAVKVDKETDFFGKAVLAEQKEKGAPRKLVGIEMIDRGIPRHGYKVYSGDQIIGEVTTGTQSPTLKKNVGLVLIDKEFSALDATVEVEIRSKRLKATIIQTPFYKKPRK; encoded by the coding sequence TTGACCAATTTAAAAAGAACACCACTATTCGAGGTTTATCAGGAAAGCGGAGGCAAAACGATTGATTTTGGAGGCTGGGAACTGCCCGTCCAATTTTCGGGCATCAAGGATGAGCATGAAGCCGTTCGTGCAAAGGCGGGTTTATTCGATGTTTCGCATATGGGAGAGGTTGATGTAAAGGGTCCTGGAAGCCTTCCTTTTTTACAGAAGATGCTGACCAACGATGTATCGAAGCTGCAGCAGGGCGGGGCGCTATATACGGCAATGTGTTATGAAAACGGGGGGACGATTGATGACCTCATCGTTTATAAAATGGCGGAGGATGACTATTTGCTCGTGGTCAATGCAGCTAATACGGAAAAAGATTTTAACTGGCTGCAAGCAAATTGTCCGGAAGATGTCCAACTTACGAATGTATCAAGTGACTATACACAGCTAGCCCTTCAAGGACCGGCTGCAGAGAAGATATTGCAAAAACTGTCAGGTGACACGGATCTTAGTGAAATTGGCTTTTTCAAGTTCAAGGAAAACGTCATGATAAATGGGATCGCTACGATCGTTTCCCGTACCGGATATACAGGCGAAGATGGATTTGAGATATATAGCCGCAGTGAAAATGGTCCTTCCCTTTGGAAGGCGATTTTGGAAGCTGGGAAGGAAGAAGGAATTCAGCCGATTGGTTTGGGTGCCCGTGATACCCTGAGATTTGAAGCGAAACTGCCGTTATATGGACAGGAGCTATCAGCGGACATCACCCCGATAGAGGCGGGGATCGGTTTTGCGGTAAAAGTGGATAAGGAAACTGATTTTTTCGGGAAAGCTGTTCTTGCTGAACAAAAGGAAAAAGGGGCTCCTCGCAAGCTTGTTGGAATTGAAATGATTGACCGTGGCATTCCACGTCATGGTTATAAGGTATACAGCGGGGACCAAATCATTGGCGAGGTCACGACAGGCACCCAATCCCCTACATTGAAGAAAAATGTTGGGTTGGTACTTATCGACAAGGAATTTTCGGCGCTGGATGCAACTGTCGAAGTGGAGATCCGTTCGAAACGTTTGAAAGCCACTATCATACAAACACCTTTTTATAAAAAACCACGTAAATAG
- a CDS encoding helix-turn-helix domain-containing protein, protein MEHTLKITNVLADPTRYYIYQYIVNNHGDVTVQQIADSFSIHPNVARLHLSKLEDIDMLTSEARKTGKGGRPSRLYRLSDKVIQLHFPYRDYQLLSRIAIQTMMTLGEQGKQALYDTGKVFGEELVNQQLAMSLNSVDSLSFAEKVGMLKNAAAIAGFSPEIQASEEENNIHFRIFNCPFKEVTAVEPSIICSMHNSFLKGMFEALFTNVHIVELENMMSDCSTCSYQASVLT, encoded by the coding sequence ATGGAGCATACGTTAAAAATCACGAACGTGTTAGCAGATCCCACTCGGTATTATATATATCAATATATTGTGAACAATCATGGGGATGTGACGGTACAGCAAATTGCCGATTCATTCAGCATCCATCCAAATGTCGCCCGTCTGCATTTATCAAAACTCGAAGATATTGACATGCTGACATCCGAAGCCCGTAAAACCGGGAAAGGCGGACGTCCAAGCAGGCTTTATCGCTTGTCTGATAAAGTCATTCAGCTGCATTTTCCCTATAGGGACTATCAGCTGCTTTCAAGGATTGCCATCCAGACGATGATGACATTAGGGGAGCAAGGCAAACAGGCGCTATATGATACGGGAAAGGTGTTCGGCGAGGAATTGGTCAACCAGCAACTAGCCATGAGCTTAAACTCGGTCGACAGCCTTTCTTTTGCGGAAAAAGTCGGCATGCTTAAAAATGCCGCTGCCATTGCGGGGTTCTCGCCTGAAATTCAAGCAAGCGAAGAAGAAAATAACATACACTTCCGTATCTTCAATTGTCCGTTCAAGGAAGTTACCGCCGTAGAGCCAAGTATCATCTGCTCCATGCACAACTCCTTCTTAAAAGGAATGTTCGAAGCCTTGTTTACAAATGTCCATATTGTGGAACTGGAAAATATGATGTCTGATTGTTCCACGTGCTCTTATCAAGCTTCGGTTCTCACATAG